A window from Rhizobium sp. BG4 encodes these proteins:
- a CDS encoding FadR/GntR family transcriptional regulator, with protein MDETTGNSNYALDKLRALLRSDSLDADGKLPTERALSERLDVSRRAIRRALEVLEAEGLIWRRQGSGTFAGRRPDGWREHVDSIVAGTDLMEIMEVRLRIEPQLAQLAAIRAKKSDVERMYELVKKIYESTDADGRELWDGALHRHIAQSAGNQFFLTIFDVINRVRQDEAWQTIRERARAASKTRTVTYGQHTAIVDAIAARDPARAGEAMRQHLLTLQESLVRMTSLDHQIPETKEELT; from the coding sequence ATGGATGAGACCACGGGGAACTCCAATTACGCTCTCGACAAGCTGCGTGCGCTGCTGCGCTCGGACAGCCTCGATGCCGACGGCAAGCTGCCGACCGAACGGGCTCTCTCGGAGAGGCTCGACGTCAGCCGCCGCGCCATCCGCCGCGCATTAGAAGTTCTGGAAGCCGAGGGACTGATCTGGCGCCGCCAGGGATCCGGCACGTTTGCCGGAAGGCGCCCCGACGGCTGGAGGGAGCATGTGGATTCGATCGTCGCCGGCACCGACCTGATGGAAATCATGGAAGTGCGCCTGCGCATCGAGCCGCAGCTCGCTCAGCTTGCCGCCATCCGCGCCAAGAAATCCGACGTCGAGCGCATGTACGAGCTCGTCAAGAAGATCTACGAAAGCACCGATGCCGATGGCCGCGAGCTCTGGGACGGCGCGCTGCACCGCCATATCGCCCAATCGGCCGGCAACCAGTTCTTCCTGACGATCTTCGACGTCATCAACCGCGTGCGCCAGGACGAAGCCTGGCAGACGATCCGCGAGCGGGCACGCGCCGCCAGCAAGACGCGCACGGTGACCTATGGACAGCACACCGCGATCGTCGACGCGATTGCCGCCCGCGACCCCGCGAGAGCCGGCGAAGCCATGCGCCAGCACCTGCTGACGCTGCAGGAGAGCCTGGTCCGCATGACCTCGCTCGACCACCAGATACCGGAGACCAAAGAAGAGCTCACCTGA
- a CDS encoding ABC transporter substrate-binding protein — protein sequence MKTASFVTTLLAGALVALPSFAAELKIGLQDDADVLDPAQSRTFVGRIVYTAMCDKLVDVTPDLKIVPQLATEWHWSDDGKALTMKLREGVKFHDETPMNAAAVVATIERNMTLPESRRKSELTSVEKVEATGEYEVKFTLKSPDVTLLAQLSDRAGMIVSPKAAKELGANFGNHPVCAGPFKFVERVQQDRIVLEKFQDYWNKDNIFIDKVTYLPIPDTTVRLANLRSGDLDMIERLAPTDAASVKEDSTLTYADAIGTGYMALYANIGNGARADNPFGKDKRLRQAFSLAIDREALNQIVYEGTSVPGNQSFPPNSPWFDKDVPVPARDLDKAKALVKEAGFDRVPIELQVQNNPVASQMMQIIQSMVAEAGFDVTIRSTEFATLLSEQTAGNYQLSRSDWSGRIDPDGNIHQFITCKGGINDTKYCNAEVDKLLNEARASTDDAVRKQKYDAAAVILNDDLPIIYLGHNSWIWALHKNVTGFIASPDGMIRLTGVKKEG from the coding sequence ATGAAGACCGCCAGTTTTGTGACGACCCTTCTAGCCGGGGCGCTCGTTGCCCTCCCATCCTTTGCCGCCGAGCTGAAGATCGGCCTGCAGGACGATGCCGACGTGCTCGATCCCGCGCAGTCGCGCACCTTCGTCGGCCGCATCGTCTATACCGCGATGTGCGACAAGCTTGTCGACGTCACCCCAGACCTGAAGATCGTGCCGCAGCTCGCCACCGAATGGCACTGGTCGGATGACGGCAAGGCGCTGACGATGAAGCTGCGCGAAGGCGTCAAGTTCCACGACGAAACGCCGATGAATGCCGCAGCCGTTGTCGCCACCATCGAGCGCAACATGACGCTGCCGGAATCGCGCCGCAAGAGCGAGCTGACCTCGGTCGAGAAGGTCGAGGCAACAGGCGAATACGAAGTGAAGTTCACGCTGAAAAGCCCGGACGTGACGCTGCTCGCCCAGCTCTCCGACCGCGCCGGCATGATCGTTTCGCCGAAGGCCGCCAAGGAGCTCGGCGCCAATTTCGGCAATCATCCGGTCTGCGCCGGCCCGTTCAAGTTCGTCGAGCGCGTCCAGCAGGATCGCATCGTGCTTGAGAAGTTCCAGGACTACTGGAACAAGGACAACATCTTCATCGACAAGGTCACCTACCTGCCGATCCCGGATACGACCGTGCGCCTCGCCAACCTGCGCTCCGGCGATCTCGACATGATCGAGCGTCTGGCGCCGACCGACGCCGCATCCGTGAAGGAAGATTCGACCCTCACCTATGCCGACGCGATCGGCACCGGCTACATGGCGCTCTACGCCAATATCGGCAACGGCGCGCGCGCCGACAATCCGTTCGGCAAGGACAAGCGCCTGCGCCAGGCATTCTCGCTGGCGATCGACCGCGAAGCGCTGAACCAGATCGTCTACGAAGGCACGTCCGTTCCCGGCAACCAGTCCTTCCCGCCGAACAGCCCGTGGTTCGACAAGGACGTTCCGGTTCCGGCCCGCGATCTCGACAAGGCCAAGGCGCTCGTCAAGGAAGCCGGTTTCGATCGCGTGCCGATCGAACTGCAGGTGCAGAACAACCCCGTCGCTTCGCAGATGATGCAGATCATCCAGTCGATGGTGGCCGAGGCCGGTTTCGACGTGACGATCCGCTCGACGGAATTCGCGACGCTGCTTTCGGAACAGACGGCCGGCAACTACCAGCTCAGCCGTTCCGACTGGTCGGGCCGCATCGATCCCGACGGCAACATCCATCAGTTCATCACCTGCAAGGGCGGCATCAACGACACGAAGTATTGCAATGCTGAGGTCGACAAGCTGCTGAACGAGGCCCGCGCCTCCACCGACGATGCGGTGCGCAAGCAGAAATACGACGCCGCCGCCGTGATCCTCAACGACGACCTGCCGATCATCTATCTCGGCCATAACTCGTGGATCTGGGCGCTGCACAAGAACGTCACCGGCTTCATTGCCTCGCCGGATGGCATGATCCGCCTGACCGGCGTCAAGAAGGAAGGCTGA
- a CDS encoding ABC transporter permease — protein sequence MYTYIAKRLLVAIPTLLIISVFVFSLQKLLPGDPILAMAGEERDPQVIEYLREKYRLNDPVPYQYVSWLGSVLQGDLGISLRTNQPVLELVAEKLPVTIQLATMSMIFAFVIGVPMGILAAVKKNTLFDYLANLIALSGLSIPNFWLGIMLILLVSVKLGWLPASGYEPFFNDPLRSIQTMLMPSFVLGNALAATLMRHTRSAMLSVLSADYIRTARAKGLSERSVVLEHSFRNAVLPIVTLSALLFGELLAGAVLTEQIFTIPGFGKLIVDAVFNRDYAVVQGVVLCTAIGFIMMNLIADILFVLLNPRMRASL from the coding sequence ATGTACACCTACATCGCCAAGCGGCTTCTCGTCGCCATTCCGACGCTGCTGATCATATCGGTCTTCGTCTTTTCGCTGCAGAAGCTCCTGCCCGGCGACCCCATCCTCGCCATGGCCGGCGAAGAGCGGGACCCACAGGTCATCGAGTACCTGCGTGAGAAATACCGGCTGAACGATCCGGTGCCCTACCAGTACGTCTCCTGGCTGGGCTCGGTGCTGCAGGGCGATCTCGGCATCTCGCTCAGGACCAATCAGCCGGTTCTTGAACTCGTCGCCGAGAAGCTTCCCGTGACGATCCAGCTTGCCACCATGTCGATGATCTTCGCCTTCGTGATCGGCGTTCCCATGGGCATTCTCGCGGCGGTGAAGAAGAATACGCTCTTCGACTATCTCGCAAACCTGATCGCACTCTCCGGCCTCTCGATCCCGAACTTCTGGCTCGGGATCATGCTGATCCTGCTTGTCTCGGTGAAGCTCGGCTGGCTGCCGGCTTCGGGGTACGAGCCCTTCTTCAACGATCCGCTCCGTTCGATCCAGACGATGCTGATGCCCTCCTTCGTGCTTGGCAACGCGCTGGCGGCGACGCTGATGCGCCACACGCGCTCGGCGATGCTCAGCGTCCTCAGCGCCGACTACATCCGCACCGCCCGCGCCAAGGGGCTTTCGGAGCGCTCCGTCGTTCTCGAACACAGTTTCCGCAATGCCGTGCTGCCGATCGTGACGCTGAGCGCGCTGCTCTTCGGCGAACTTCTCGCGGGCGCCGTCCTGACCGAGCAGATCTTCACCATTCCGGGCTTCGGCAAGCTGATCGTCGATGCCGTCTTCAACCGCGACTACGCCGTCGTCCAGGGCGTCGTGCTCTGCACCGCGATCGGCTTCATCATGATGAACCTCATCGCCGATATCCTCTTCGTCCTTCTCAATCCGCGCATGAGGGCCTCGCTATGA